One stretch of Niallia sp. XMNu-256 DNA includes these proteins:
- a CDS encoding cytochrome ubiquinol oxidase subunit I — translation MESLMLARIQFASTTIFHFIFVPLSIGLAFIIAIMQTLYLVKKKEVYKEMTQFWGKFFLINFAVGVVTGIIQEFQFGMNWSSYSRFMGDVFGAPLAIEALLAFFIESTFIGLWIFGWDKLSKKLHLACIWLVAISTMLSAFWILTANSFMQNPVGYVIQNGRAETNDFLAIITNPKLLVAFPHVIFGALGTGAFFVVGISAWYYLKKRNLDFFKRSMTIGLIVGMVSSLGIAFSGHSQSTYLMSAQPMKMAAAEGLYEDSGDPAAWTVFANIDTENKESSMKLEIPYALSYLAYGQFKGKVEGMNSLQSQYEELYGEGDYIPPVKTTFWSFRIMAGIGGLLILLSIIGLYWNSRGTLVHKSTYLKIMFGTLFLPFIANTFGWIMSEIGRQPWIVNGLMKTANGVSPTVSAGSVLFSLVAFSLIYTLLAAAMVKLFVKVVQDGPYEKQKVDHGTTDPFSTGGFEHATE, via the coding sequence ATGGAAAGTCTTATGTTAGCAAGGATACAGTTTGCATCAACAACTATTTTTCACTTCATTTTCGTACCATTATCCATTGGTTTAGCATTCATTATTGCAATTATGCAAACATTGTATCTCGTCAAGAAAAAAGAGGTTTACAAAGAAATGACACAATTTTGGGGGAAATTCTTCCTCATCAACTTTGCTGTCGGAGTTGTAACTGGAATCATCCAAGAGTTTCAATTTGGGATGAACTGGTCCAGCTACTCTAGATTCATGGGGGATGTATTTGGGGCTCCACTCGCCATCGAAGCACTCTTAGCTTTCTTTATTGAATCTACCTTCATTGGACTATGGATTTTCGGCTGGGACAAATTATCTAAAAAGTTACACTTAGCCTGTATATGGCTTGTAGCAATCTCTACAATGCTCTCGGCTTTTTGGATCTTAACAGCAAACTCGTTTATGCAAAATCCAGTTGGCTATGTGATTCAAAACGGACGTGCTGAAACAAATGATTTCTTAGCAATTATAACAAATCCTAAATTATTAGTCGCTTTCCCACACGTTATTTTTGGAGCATTAGGTACTGGGGCGTTTTTTGTTGTCGGAATTAGTGCATGGTATTATTTGAAAAAACGGAATCTTGATTTCTTCAAACGTTCCATGACCATTGGATTAATTGTTGGTATGGTTTCAAGTCTAGGAATCGCCTTTTCTGGACACTCTCAATCAACCTATCTAATGAGCGCACAGCCAATGAAAATGGCTGCAGCTGAGGGTTTATATGAGGATAGTGGCGATCCGGCTGCTTGGACAGTATTTGCCAATATTGATACCGAAAACAAAGAATCATCAATGAAATTAGAAATCCCTTATGCACTGAGCTATTTAGCCTATGGTCAGTTTAAAGGAAAAGTTGAAGGAATGAATTCACTTCAATCCCAATATGAGGAATTATATGGAGAAGGGGATTATATTCCACCAGTAAAAACAACTTTCTGGAGCTTTAGAATTATGGCAGGAATTGGCGGACTCCTCATCTTATTAAGTATCATCGGACTTTATTGGAACAGCCGAGGTACACTTGTTCATAAAAGCACATATTTAAAAATCATGTTTGGAACCTTATTTTTACCATTTATCGCTAATACTTTTGGATGGATTATGTCAGAAATTGGCCGTCAACCATGGATTGTTAATGGATTAATGAAAACAGCAAATGGGGTTTCACCAACAGTCTCAGCGGGTTCTGTTCTCTTTTCACTTGTTGCTTTTTCATTAATTTATACCCTCTTAGCAGCTGCGATGGTTAAATTATTTGTGAAAGTAGTACAAGATGGACCTTATGAAAAACAAAAAGTGGACCATGGCACGACTGATCCATTTAGTACGGGAGGGTTTGAACATGCAACTGAGTGA
- the cydB gene encoding cytochrome d ubiquinol oxidase subunit II, producing the protein MQLSELWFILVAVLFIGFMFLEGFDFGVGMSTKFLAQNELEKRILINSIGPFWDANEVWLITAGGAMFAAFPHWYATLFSGYYLPFVVLLLALIARGVAFEFRGKLESLKWKKTWDLSILYGSLLPPFLVGVLCSSLIKGVPIDAEMNMTAGFFDIVNLYTVVGGIAVVLLSYMHGLMFIQLKTDGDIRKRANDQAKKIYLPLGAVIILFVVLTGVYTNALAERGNILIPLYGVAVILYLALFTLLKNKKEGYSFTATGLIIILVTASFFIALFPNVMISSTDIANNITVYNAASGEYSLKIMTIVALTMVPIVLAYTIWSYYVFRKRVTPKEHLEY; encoded by the coding sequence ATGCAACTGAGTGAGTTATGGTTTATTCTTGTCGCTGTCCTATTCATTGGATTTATGTTTTTAGAAGGATTTGATTTTGGGGTAGGAATGAGTACAAAGTTTCTCGCTCAAAATGAACTTGAAAAACGAATACTAATCAATTCGATCGGACCTTTCTGGGATGCGAATGAAGTATGGCTAATTACTGCTGGGGGAGCCATGTTCGCTGCTTTCCCACATTGGTACGCTACTCTTTTCAGTGGTTATTACTTGCCTTTTGTTGTTTTATTACTAGCCCTTATCGCGCGTGGGGTCGCCTTTGAATTTAGAGGAAAGTTAGAATCTTTAAAATGGAAAAAAACTTGGGACTTATCGATCCTTTATGGCAGCCTATTACCACCATTTTTAGTAGGGGTTCTTTGCTCTAGCTTAATTAAGGGTGTACCTATTGATGCCGAAATGAATATGACGGCTGGATTTTTTGATATCGTTAACCTTTACACCGTTGTTGGCGGAATTGCCGTTGTGTTATTAAGCTATATGCATGGCTTAATGTTTATCCAGTTGAAAACTGATGGAGACATTCGAAAACGTGCGAATGACCAAGCGAAAAAAATCTACTTGCCGCTGGGAGCAGTCATTATTTTATTTGTCGTGTTAACTGGCGTTTATACAAATGCCCTTGCTGAAAGAGGAAATATCTTAATTCCACTTTATGGAGTTGCTGTTATTCTATACTTAGCCCTATTCACATTACTAAAGAATAAAAAAGAAGGGTATAGTTTTACAGCTACTGGTTTAATTATTATTCTTGTCACAGCATCGTTCTTTATTGCATTGTTCCCGAATGTCATGATTAGTTCAACAGACATTGCCAATAATATAACGGTTTATAATGCAGCTTCTGGTGAGTATTCACTTAAAATCATGACGATTGTCGCTTTAACAATGGTTCCCATTGTTCTTGCTTATACTATTTGGAGTTACTATGTATTCAGAAAACGCGTAACTCCTAAGGAGCATTTAGAATATTAA
- the cydC gene encoding thiol reductant ABC exporter subunit CydC — protein MKLYQNYILPYLKQYQKSIILAILFGFLTVLGASLLTFTSGYLISRAAERPENILMVYVPVVLVRTFGISRAVTHYFERLAGHNAVLKILSQMRVKLYSIIEPQALFIRSRFQTGDLLGTLSDDIEHLQDVYIRTIFPTLIGLSLYVAAIISLAVFDWLFALWIAFCLGIIVFLYPLLSLYLLKKRQIQQKQKRAKLYQTLTDTVLGLGDWIISGQKERFIKQFTKDTQENNAIDRTIRYWNQSRAFQLQVITGIILIFMGIWSGNQAHAGLIAPTYIAAFTLVTIPIAESLIPISHAIERFPTYTESLKRIEQIKKYVPESSDIEEKAPVSSSATIQLNDVHYRYEGEQKDTLQQISIVIPQGRKIAILGKSGAGKSTLIQLLLGAHTPTRGRVDINGYTPRQYGEEIFQMVSVLNQKPYLFATTIKNNIRLGNQDATNKEIEQVIKQVQLDQYIHSLPRGYNTNMEESGQRFSGGERQRIALARILLKNTPIVILDEPTVGLDPQTERQLLDTIFTTLQDKTIIWVTHHLIGIEKMDEVLFFDNGHITMKGSHEELLQTNERYRQLYQLDKGI, from the coding sequence ATGAAGCTTTATCAAAATTATATTCTTCCCTATCTTAAACAATATCAAAAATCCATTATACTGGCGATTCTCTTTGGATTTCTAACGGTATTAGGAGCATCATTACTCACCTTTACCTCTGGATACTTAATTTCCCGTGCTGCCGAGCGGCCTGAAAATATTTTAATGGTTTATGTACCGGTTGTCCTTGTGCGCACATTTGGTATTTCTCGTGCGGTCACCCATTATTTTGAACGATTAGCAGGTCATAATGCGGTTTTAAAAATCCTTTCCCAAATGAGGGTGAAATTATATTCAATTATCGAGCCGCAAGCCTTATTTATTCGCTCTCGTTTTCAAACTGGAGATTTACTTGGGACATTATCTGACGATATTGAACACTTGCAGGATGTCTATATACGGACGATTTTCCCAACATTGATCGGATTAAGCCTATATGTAGCCGCGATTATCTCACTAGCCGTATTCGATTGGTTATTTGCGTTATGGATTGCCTTTTGTTTAGGGATTATTGTTTTCCTCTACCCACTGCTATCCCTTTACCTACTTAAAAAGCGACAGATCCAACAAAAACAAAAAAGAGCCAAGCTTTATCAAACGTTAACCGATACGGTCTTAGGTCTGGGTGATTGGATAATTAGCGGTCAAAAAGAGCGCTTTATAAAGCAATTTACTAAAGATACCCAAGAAAATAATGCAATCGACAGAACGATTAGATATTGGAATCAATCTCGTGCTTTTCAATTGCAAGTGATCACAGGGATTATATTAATCTTTATGGGAATTTGGTCAGGAAATCAAGCTCATGCAGGTTTAATTGCCCCAACCTATATTGCGGCATTTACCCTTGTTACAATCCCTATTGCCGAGTCACTAATCCCGATTTCCCATGCGATTGAACGGTTTCCAACTTATACGGAGTCATTAAAGCGAATCGAACAGATTAAGAAATATGTCCCTGAGAGTTCAGACATTGAAGAGAAAGCCCCTGTATCATCAAGTGCTACAATTCAATTAAACGATGTACATTATCGGTATGAAGGAGAACAAAAGGATACTCTCCAACAAATTTCAATAGTGATACCACAAGGCAGGAAAATTGCAATTCTAGGAAAAAGTGGAGCAGGAAAATCAACACTTATTCAATTGTTGTTAGGTGCCCATACTCCTACAAGGGGACGGGTTGATATTAATGGTTATACCCCTAGGCAATATGGCGAAGAGATATTCCAAATGGTGAGTGTGTTAAACCAGAAGCCTTATTTATTTGCAACAACGATTAAAAACAATATTCGATTAGGGAATCAAGATGCAACGAATAAAGAAATCGAACAGGTCATTAAGCAAGTTCAGTTGGATCAATACATTCATTCACTGCCAAGGGGTTACAACACAAATATGGAGGAAAGCGGCCAACGTTTTTCAGGTGGGGAAAGACAAAGAATTGCACTAGCTCGAATCTTATTAAAAAATACACCCATCGTCATTCTTGATGAACCAACCGTCGGGCTTGACCCACAAACAGAAAGACAGTTGCTAGATACCATTTTTACAACACTACAGGATAAAACAATCATCTGGGTGACCCACCATTTAATAGGAATTGAAAAAATGGATGAAGTACTGTTTTTTGACAATGGTCACATCACGATGAAAGGATCTCATGAAGAACTGCTTCAAACAAATGAACGGTATCGTCAACTTTACCAATTGGATAAAGGGATTTAA
- a CDS encoding AI-2E family transporter has translation MNELANFFQNKGVRRVLIFLLIALVLYSMRSMIDFILLTFIFTFLMDRLSSFVLKRIPINRNVIVLLLYTIIVGILVLGIVKYLPMIINEITQLIKQVTTFYQQPQEDNIVINYIVSLVDGNQISQYIEQGLAFVMKYFSDFSHFALQLFLAILLSLFFLLEKPRLQSFTSQFKDSKLAPFYQEISFFGGKFVRTFGKVIEAQFIIAIVNTILTLISLWIMDFPQLLGLGIMIFFLGLIPVAGVIISLIPLSLIAYSIGGFIQVFYVLLTIAVIHAIEAYILNPKLMSSKTDLPIFYTFIVLIFGEHFFGVWGLIIGIPIFVFLLDVLEVTNKEEDKVVNK, from the coding sequence ATGAATGAATTGGCAAACTTTTTCCAAAATAAAGGGGTAAGACGTGTACTTATCTTTCTTCTCATTGCACTTGTATTATATAGCATGAGAAGTATGATTGATTTTATCCTCCTTACTTTTATTTTTACCTTTCTTATGGATCGACTTTCTTCCTTCGTTTTAAAAAGAATTCCGATTAATCGAAATGTCATTGTTTTGCTTCTATATACGATTATTGTTGGTATTTTAGTTTTAGGAATTGTGAAATATTTACCAATGATTATTAACGAGATTACCCAATTGATCAAACAAGTTACAACTTTTTATCAACAACCACAAGAAGATAATATCGTGATTAATTATATCGTCAGTTTGGTTGATGGCAACCAGATTTCTCAATATATTGAACAAGGGCTTGCCTTTGTCATGAAATATTTTTCAGACTTTAGCCATTTTGCTCTTCAATTATTTTTAGCCATTCTGCTTAGTCTTTTCTTCTTATTAGAAAAGCCTAGACTACAGAGCTTTACAAGTCAGTTTAAAGATAGTAAATTAGCGCCTTTTTACCAGGAAATTTCCTTCTTTGGAGGAAAATTTGTCAGAACGTTTGGCAAGGTCATTGAAGCACAATTTATTATTGCTATCGTAAATACGATTTTAACATTAATCTCTTTATGGATTATGGATTTTCCTCAATTATTGGGTTTAGGAATTATGATTTTTTTCCTTGGACTTATACCCGTTGCAGGGGTCATTATATCACTTATCCCTCTAAGCTTAATTGCTTATAGTATCGGGGGATTTATCCAGGTGTTTTATGTTTTGCTTACCATAGCCGTAATTCATGCCATTGAGGCTTATATTTTAAACCCTAAACTGATGAGCTCAAAGACGGATTTACCCATCTTTTATACATTTATTGTTTTAATTTTTGGCGAGCATTTCTTTGGTGTTTGGGGACTAATCATCGGGATTCCAATTTTTGTTTTCTTGCTTGATGTATTAGAAGTGACCAATAAGGAAGAAGATAAAGTCGTAAATAAATAA
- a CDS encoding SpoVR family protein, producing the protein MNETDRKKLEYAIDEITEIATDFGLDFYPMRYEICPADIIYTFGAYGMPTRFSHWSFGKQFHKMKLHYDLGLSKIYELVINSDPCYAFLLDSNSLIQNKLIVAHVLAHCDFFKNNSRFRNTKREMVESMAATADRIRQYEIQHGKHEVEVFLDAVLAIEEHIDPSLMRPKLAWDMNDVEFEEEEVKQSPYDDLWGLDERAEKTEKKKRIKKLPPRPEKDILLFIEQYSRELDDWQRDILTMMREEMLYFWPQLETKIMNEGWASYWHQRILRAMDLTSDEAIEFAKLNAGVVQPSKTGINPYYLGLKIFEDIEERFNNPTEEMKLRGVEPGSGRDKIFEVREIESDISFLRNYLTKDLVMREDMYLFQKQGKEYKIVDKSWENVRDQLVNSRVNGGFPYITVNDGDYIKSGELYLKHWYEGIELDLRYLEKVMPYIYQLWGRAIHLETISEERTILFTYDGKNIQRKFI; encoded by the coding sequence ATGAATGAGACAGATCGCAAAAAGTTAGAGTATGCGATTGATGAAATCACTGAAATTGCGACAGATTTTGGGTTAGACTTTTATCCAATGCGTTATGAAATCTGTCCTGCAGATATTATTTATACATTTGGTGCATATGGAATGCCGACACGTTTTTCTCACTGGAGTTTTGGAAAGCAATTTCATAAGATGAAGCTTCATTATGACCTAGGCTTATCAAAAATATATGAACTGGTAATCAACTCTGATCCATGTTATGCATTTTTACTTGACTCAAATTCACTCATTCAGAATAAATTAATTGTTGCCCATGTGTTAGCGCATTGTGATTTCTTCAAAAATAACTCTCGTTTTAGAAATACAAAGCGTGAGATGGTTGAAAGTATGGCTGCAACGGCTGACCGTATCCGTCAATATGAAATCCAACATGGAAAGCATGAAGTAGAAGTCTTTTTAGATGCGGTGTTGGCAATCGAAGAGCATATTGATCCATCTTTAATGAGGCCAAAACTTGCATGGGATATGAATGATGTGGAGTTTGAAGAGGAAGAGGTAAAGCAATCTCCATATGATGATTTATGGGGTTTAGATGAAAGAGCGGAAAAAACGGAGAAGAAAAAAAGAATTAAAAAGCTCCCGCCACGACCTGAAAAAGATATATTATTATTTATTGAACAATACAGTCGGGAACTAGACGATTGGCAACGAGATATTTTAACGATGATGCGCGAGGAAATGCTATATTTTTGGCCGCAATTGGAAACGAAAATTATGAATGAAGGCTGGGCTTCTTATTGGCATCAACGAATTCTCCGAGCGATGGATCTCACAAGTGATGAAGCCATTGAATTTGCCAAGCTAAATGCGGGGGTTGTGCAGCCTTCCAAAACAGGCATTAACCCCTATTATTTAGGGTTGAAAATTTTTGAGGATATTGAAGAGCGTTTTAATAATCCAACAGAAGAGATGAAATTAAGAGGAGTAGAACCAGGCTCTGGTCGGGATAAAATCTTTGAAGTTCGAGAAATTGAATCGGATATTTCCTTTTTACGTAACTATTTAACGAAAGACCTCGTTATGCGTGAAGATATGTATCTTTTCCAAAAGCAAGGAAAGGAATATAAAATTGTTGATAAATCATGGGAAAATGTTCGCGATCAGCTCGTCAATTCCCGTGTGAATGGAGGATTTCCATATATAACCGTCAATGACGGCGATTATATAAAAAGTGGAGAGCTTTATTTGAAACATTGGTATGAGGGGATTGAACTAGATTTACGTTATTTAGAAAAGGTAATGCCTTATATTTATCAACTTTGGGGAAGGGCCATCCATTTGGAAACGATTAGTGAAGAAAGAACGATATTATTTACGTATGATGGGAAAAACATTCAGAGGAAATTTATCTAA
- a CDS encoding YhdB family protein: MLKMDYDRALYYTHRSEWDNLLILMVRTKDHFLAKKIEHFLHAYNFEKDYRVIEKHLYSLLRYIEHANGIIDQEMGYGSMYETMY; the protein is encoded by the coding sequence ATGTTAAAAATGGATTACGATCGGGCTTTGTACTATACACACCGCTCAGAATGGGACAACTTATTAATTCTCATGGTTCGAACAAAAGACCATTTTTTAGCAAAAAAAATTGAGCATTTTCTACACGCTTACAATTTTGAAAAAGATTATCGAGTCATTGAGAAACATTTATATTCTTTACTAAGATACATCGAACATGCAAATGGAATCATAGACCAAGAAATGGGTTATGGTTCTATGTATGAAACCATGTATTAA